In Paenibacillus sp. 1781tsa1, one DNA window encodes the following:
- the plsX gene encoding phosphate acyltransferase PlsX, whose protein sequence is MKIVIDAMGGDNAPASTVEGAIAAATEWADTQIVLIGDEAKLEPLLSQSGVRPANLTVRHASEVIGSDDEPVKAVRRKKDASMVVAGRMLKEGEADAMISAGNTGALMTAGLLVVGRMEGIERPALAPMIPTIDDVGVLALDLGANMDAKPEHLAQYGLMGSLYRQKVQGIESPRVGLLNVGTEPGKGNELTKHAYPLLEQLPIRFVGNVEARDVLTGACDVLVCDGFAGNILLKSLEGTAGAIFALLKEQFSSSLKSKLAAAVLMPELRGLKRKLDYTEHGGAPLLGLSRLVVKSHGSADGNAIKNAVRQARIAVQNQLVESISKEISGK, encoded by the coding sequence ATGAAAATCGTCATTGATGCCATGGGAGGCGACAATGCACCTGCATCAACGGTAGAAGGTGCGATCGCCGCAGCCACGGAATGGGCGGACACACAGATCGTCCTGATCGGCGATGAAGCCAAGCTGGAGCCTCTTTTGAGTCAGTCAGGTGTGAGACCTGCCAATCTTACGGTCCGGCATGCTTCCGAAGTTATTGGTTCGGATGATGAACCCGTAAAAGCAGTACGTCGCAAGAAGGATGCTTCCATGGTGGTTGCAGGCCGCATGCTGAAAGAGGGCGAAGCGGACGCGATGATCTCGGCAGGCAATACCGGAGCGCTGATGACAGCGGGTTTGCTTGTTGTAGGTCGGATGGAAGGAATTGAACGTCCGGCGCTTGCGCCCATGATTCCGACGATTGATGATGTAGGTGTGCTTGCACTGGATCTCGGAGCGAATATGGATGCCAAACCGGAGCATCTTGCGCAATATGGCCTGATGGGCAGTTTGTATCGGCAAAAAGTACAGGGCATAGAGTCCCCGCGAGTGGGATTGCTCAATGTAGGAACAGAGCCAGGCAAGGGAAATGAGTTAACCAAACATGCATACCCTTTACTGGAACAACTCCCCATTCGTTTTGTTGGTAATGTGGAGGCACGTGATGTGCTGACTGGTGCTTGTGATGTGCTTGTATGTGACGGTTTTGCAGGAAATATACTGCTGAAGTCGCTGGAGGGCACAGCAGGTGCCATTTTCGCCTTGCTTAAGGAACAATTCTCATCTTCTCTCAAAAGTAAACTGGCTGCAGCTGTATTGATGCCTGAGTTGCGTGGGCTTAAACGGAAGCTGGATTATACGGAGCATGGCGGAGCGCCGCTCCTCGGTTTGAGCAGACTGGTTGTAAAAAGTCATGGATCTGCTGATGGCAATGCCATCAAAAATGCTGTGCGCCAAGCTCGGATTGCAGTGCAGAATCAGCTGGTAGAGAGCATATCTAAGGAAATTAGCGGGAAGTGA
- a CDS encoding beta-ketoacyl-ACP synthase III, protein MNNLRPVGVIGTGKYVPEKILTNSDLEKMVDTNDEWIVSRTGIKERHIAAPDQATSDLAYEAALKALESAGMTGSDLDLIIVATITPDSSFPSTACILQDKLGAKGAAAFDLSAACSGFVYGLASATSFIQSGMYNNALVIGADCLSRITDYTDRNTCVLFGDGAGAVVVGEVPEGRGFKAFDLGAEGAGGSLLQMEGGGSRLPASAETVENKKHYIYMNGREVFKFAVRVMGTATIEVLRKAGMERTDVDLFVPHQANIRIIQSAMQRLELPEEKVVVNVDKYANTSAASIPLALVEAAEEGRMKAGDTVLMVGFGGGLTWGASVLVW, encoded by the coding sequence ATGAATAATTTGCGCCCAGTAGGGGTTATTGGTACAGGGAAATATGTGCCTGAGAAAATTTTGACGAATAGCGATCTGGAGAAAATGGTCGATACCAATGACGAGTGGATCGTCAGTCGTACAGGAATCAAAGAGCGTCACATCGCTGCACCCGATCAGGCAACATCTGATCTGGCATATGAAGCGGCTCTGAAAGCCCTTGAATCTGCTGGCATGACAGGTAGTGATCTTGATCTGATTATTGTTGCAACCATTACCCCGGATTCTTCGTTCCCATCAACAGCTTGCATCTTGCAGGACAAATTGGGTGCAAAAGGTGCGGCGGCATTTGATCTGTCGGCTGCTTGTTCCGGATTTGTATACGGTTTGGCAAGTGCTACGAGCTTCATCCAAAGCGGTATGTACAACAATGCACTTGTTATTGGTGCGGACTGCTTGTCTCGTATTACGGATTATACAGACCGTAACACATGTGTCCTCTTTGGTGATGGAGCAGGCGCGGTAGTCGTTGGTGAAGTTCCGGAAGGTCGCGGATTCAAAGCATTCGATCTCGGCGCCGAAGGTGCTGGCGGTAGTCTTCTTCAGATGGAAGGCGGCGGTTCCCGTCTGCCTGCTTCCGCAGAGACCGTTGAAAATAAAAAGCATTACATCTACATGAACGGTCGAGAAGTGTTCAAGTTTGCAGTACGTGTCATGGGTACGGCTACCATTGAGGTATTACGCAAGGCTGGTATGGAGCGTACGGATGTGGATCTGTTTGTTCCGCACCAAGCGAATATTCGGATTATCCAATCTGCGATGCAACGACTTGAACTTCCTGAAGAGAAGGTTGTAGTCAACGTGGATAAGTATGCAAACACATCGGCTGCTTCCATTCCGCTTGCTCTCGTAGAAGCGGCAGAGGAAGGTCGCATGAAAGCCGGAGATACCGTCCTGATGGTTGGATTCGGTGGCGGTTTGACATGGGGAGCATCGGTACTCGTTTGGTAA
- the fabD gene encoding ACP S-malonyltransferase, translated as MGKIAFVFPGQGSQAVGMSKDAYESVPAATEIFRTADETLGFSLSNLVFEGPETELKQTSNTQPALLTASIALLEAFKEKGIQPDYTAGHSLGEYSALVAAGVLSFADAVSTVRARGQYMEQAVPGGQGAMAAVLGADREALGVLCRDVSESGHAVELANLNCPGQIVISGVKEGVAAVAERVKEAGGKRAIALEVSGPFHSSLMKGAAEKLEEKLKTVTFSPAAVPVVANVTARPAEDGQFQDLLTAQVYSPVLWEDSVTWLIEQGVDTFIEIGSGSVLTGLIKKTDKTVKLYNVNSLETLEATASALK; from the coding sequence ATGGGTAAAATAGCATTTGTATTTCCCGGACAGGGATCACAGGCTGTAGGCATGTCTAAGGACGCGTATGAGTCCGTGCCTGCGGCAACCGAGATTTTTCGCACAGCAGATGAAACATTGGGTTTCTCGCTGAGCAACCTTGTATTTGAAGGACCGGAGACCGAGTTGAAACAGACATCAAATACACAACCGGCTCTGTTGACAGCAAGTATTGCCTTGCTTGAAGCTTTCAAAGAAAAAGGAATTCAGCCTGACTATACGGCTGGACACAGCCTTGGAGAATACAGTGCACTGGTGGCAGCGGGCGTTCTTTCGTTTGCTGACGCAGTGAGCACTGTACGGGCACGTGGTCAGTATATGGAACAGGCAGTACCTGGTGGACAAGGAGCGATGGCTGCTGTGCTGGGTGCGGATCGGGAAGCGCTGGGGGTGCTTTGCCGTGACGTATCTGAAAGTGGTCATGCGGTTGAACTTGCCAACTTGAATTGTCCGGGACAAATCGTCATTTCTGGTGTGAAGGAAGGCGTAGCTGCTGTCGCGGAACGAGTGAAAGAAGCGGGCGGCAAACGCGCCATTGCACTTGAAGTAAGTGGTCCGTTCCACTCTTCATTGATGAAGGGCGCGGCTGAGAAGCTGGAAGAGAAACTGAAAACCGTTACGTTCTCACCGGCAGCGGTCCCTGTAGTCGCTAATGTGACTGCAAGACCTGCAGAGGATGGACAGTTTCAGGATTTGTTAACGGCTCAGGTCTATTCTCCTGTATTATGGGAAGACAGTGTGACATGGCTTATTGAGCAGGGTGTGGATACGTTCATCGAGATTGGATCTGGCAGTGTGTTGACCGGTTTGATTAAAAAAACAGATAAAACCGTTAAACTGTACAATGTGAACAGTCTTGAAACGCTCGAAGCAACGGCAAGTGCGTTGAAGTGA
- the fabG gene encoding 3-oxoacyl-[acyl-carrier-protein] reductase, producing the protein MSKPLEGKNALVTGASRGIGRSIALALAEAGANVAVNYAGSQAAAEEVAEAIRAKGVKAITLQANVGLMDEAEQMVKATLEAWGNVDILVNNAGITRDNLIMRMKEEEFDQVIETNLKGVFNCLKAVTRPMMKQRSGRIINISSVVGVLGNAGQANYVAAKAGVIGLTKASARELASRGITVNCVAPGFIETDMTKELSQELVDGMLSGIPLSRLGQPDEIAGVVTFLASQASSYMTGQTLHVDGGMYM; encoded by the coding sequence ATGTCTAAACCATTAGAGGGTAAAAATGCACTCGTTACCGGGGCATCCCGGGGCATTGGGCGCAGTATTGCACTGGCACTGGCAGAAGCTGGAGCGAACGTAGCCGTGAATTATGCGGGTAGCCAAGCGGCAGCTGAGGAAGTGGCGGAAGCAATTCGTGCCAAAGGGGTTAAGGCGATTACACTTCAAGCCAATGTGGGCCTGATGGATGAAGCTGAACAAATGGTCAAAGCTACACTCGAAGCTTGGGGCAACGTTGATATTCTGGTGAATAATGCTGGTATTACCCGTGATAATCTGATCATGCGTATGAAAGAGGAAGAATTCGATCAGGTTATTGAAACCAATCTCAAAGGTGTGTTTAACTGCCTTAAGGCGGTTACACGTCCAATGATGAAACAACGGTCGGGAAGAATTATCAATATCTCCTCGGTTGTTGGTGTGCTCGGTAATGCTGGACAAGCGAACTATGTTGCTGCCAAAGCAGGAGTTATTGGCCTGACGAAGGCATCTGCTCGTGAACTGGCTTCTCGTGGAATCACAGTCAACTGTGTTGCACCAGGTTTCATTGAGACGGATATGACAAAAGAGTTGTCCCAAGAGCTGGTGGACGGTATGCTAAGTGGTATTCCATTGTCCCGTTTGGGTCAGCCGGATGAAATCGCCGGTGTAGTCACTTTCCTGGCTTCACAGGCTTCATCTTATATGACAGGGCAGACGCTGCATGTCGATGGTGGCATGTACATGTAA
- the acpP gene encoding acyl carrier protein, whose amino-acid sequence MSDVLERVKRIVVDRLGADEAEVTLEASFKEDLGADSLDVVELVMELEDEFDLEISDEDAEKITTVGEVVNYIQSHT is encoded by the coding sequence ATGTCCGATGTATTGGAGCGTGTAAAACGCATCGTCGTCGACCGCTTGGGCGCAGACGAAGCTGAAGTTACACTTGAAGCATCTTTCAAAGAAGATTTGGGTGCTGATTCTTTGGATGTAGTGGAATTGGTCATGGAATTGGAAGATGAATTTGATTTGGAAATCTCTGATGAAGATGCAGAAAAAATCACGACCGTAGGTGAAGTTGTAAACTACATACAATCTCATACCTAA
- the fabF gene encoding beta-ketoacyl-ACP synthase II, with amino-acid sequence MKQRVVITGMGVMTSLGKDLETFWGSLMAGKSGISQIEAFDVSEYTTQIAAEIKDFNPEEYMDRKDARKMDRFVQFAVAAGFKAVEDSGLKINENIDAERFGVSIGSGIGGLGTWEDQHNALLQKGPKRVSPFFIPMMISNMASGQMSISLGAKGPNINVVTACATGTHSIGDSFKLIANGDADAMICGGAEATIRPTGLAGFCAMRAMSTRNDDPAKSSRPFDTERDGFVMGEGAGVLILESLEHAQKRGARIYGEVIGYGLTGDAHHMTEPDPDGAARCMKMALRNAGIEPEEVDYINAHGTSTPVGDRSETLAIKKAFGDHAYKLAVSSTKSMTGHMLGAAGGVEAVICGLSLTHQTLAPTINLENQDPECDLDYVPNVPRQTKVNIAMSNSFGFGGHNATIILKKFEA; translated from the coding sequence TTGAAACAAAGAGTAGTAATTACCGGAATGGGCGTAATGACATCGCTCGGAAAAGATTTGGAAACGTTCTGGGGCAGTTTAATGGCAGGAAAGTCCGGAATCTCTCAGATTGAGGCGTTTGATGTTAGTGAATACACGACACAGATTGCAGCTGAGATCAAGGATTTCAACCCGGAAGAATATATGGATCGCAAGGATGCTCGCAAAATGGACCGTTTTGTACAGTTCGCTGTGGCAGCCGGCTTCAAAGCCGTTGAAGACAGTGGTCTGAAAATTAACGAGAATATTGATGCAGAGCGTTTCGGTGTATCCATCGGATCAGGTATTGGTGGATTGGGTACGTGGGAGGACCAACATAATGCATTGTTGCAAAAAGGTCCAAAACGGGTAAGCCCATTCTTCATTCCCATGATGATCTCCAACATGGCTTCAGGCCAAATGTCCATCTCTCTTGGTGCCAAAGGTCCTAACATTAACGTGGTTACCGCTTGTGCAACAGGTACACACTCTATCGGAGATTCCTTCAAGCTGATTGCCAATGGTGATGCAGATGCCATGATCTGTGGTGGTGCGGAAGCAACAATCAGACCAACAGGTCTTGCAGGGTTCTGTGCTATGCGCGCAATGTCTACACGTAATGATGATCCTGCGAAGTCAAGCCGTCCTTTTGATACAGAACGTGATGGTTTTGTTATGGGCGAAGGCGCTGGTGTTCTGATTTTGGAATCCCTGGAGCATGCTCAAAAACGTGGTGCACGCATTTATGGTGAAGTGATCGGTTACGGTCTGACAGGTGATGCACATCACATGACAGAACCAGATCCGGACGGAGCAGCACGTTGCATGAAGATGGCACTTCGTAATGCGGGTATTGAGCCTGAAGAAGTGGATTACATTAATGCACACGGAACTTCGACTCCTGTAGGCGACAGATCCGAAACGCTTGCGATCAAAAAGGCGTTTGGTGATCATGCGTACAAGCTCGCAGTGAGTTCCACTAAATCCATGACGGGCCACATGCTTGGCGCTGCTGGTGGTGTAGAAGCGGTTATCTGTGGATTGTCACTGACACATCAGACACTGGCACCAACGATCAACCTGGAAAATCAGGACCCGGAATGTGATCTGGATTATGTTCCAAATGTTCCACGTCAAACCAAAGTTAATATTGCCATGTCCAATTCATTTGGATTCGGCGGTCACAATGCCACCATTATTCTCAAAAAATTTGAAGCATAA
- the rnc gene encoding ribonuclease III yields the protein MSEDLKQLQHKLQIKFDNRQLLKQAFTHASYVNEHRFSQHQDNERLEFLGDAVLELTVSEYLYHLYPNRPEGELTKLRASIVCEPSLVKFAEALGFGQYVLLGKGEELTGGRTRPALLADVFESFIGALYLDQGLAPVRAFLDQHVFPLIVLGSKLQMSDYKTELQELTQHHNMGALEYRIVEERGPAHEREFVSEVHMGQERLGRGTGRSKKEAEQQAASAALDRLKLPEAGA from the coding sequence TTGAGTGAAGATCTGAAGCAGTTACAACATAAACTTCAAATCAAATTTGACAACAGGCAGCTTTTAAAACAAGCGTTTACCCATGCTTCTTATGTAAACGAACACCGGTTCAGTCAGCATCAGGACAACGAGCGTCTGGAGTTTCTAGGCGATGCCGTGCTGGAACTGACTGTATCGGAATACTTGTATCATTTGTATCCTAACCGTCCGGAAGGCGAATTAACTAAGCTGCGGGCATCCATTGTCTGTGAGCCTTCCCTCGTCAAATTTGCTGAAGCGTTGGGTTTTGGGCAGTATGTACTTCTTGGTAAAGGTGAGGAACTAACGGGAGGACGGACACGGCCGGCTCTGCTGGCGGATGTGTTTGAATCTTTCATTGGTGCATTGTATCTGGATCAGGGGCTTGCGCCTGTCCGGGCATTTCTCGACCAGCATGTCTTTCCATTAATCGTGTTGGGCAGCAAGCTGCAAATGAGTGATTACAAAACGGAACTGCAGGAACTTACTCAGCATCACAATATGGGAGCTTTGGAATACCGTATCGTTGAGGAACGGGGACCTGCCCATGAACGTGAGTTTGTCTCGGAGGTCCATATGGGTCAAGAACGGCTTGGCAGAGGTACAGGGCGTTCCAAAAAGGAAGCGGAACAACAGGCTGCATCTGCAGCACTTGATCGACTGAAGCTTCCGGAAGCCGGAGCTTAA
- the smc gene encoding chromosome segregation protein SMC, giving the protein MFLKRIELGGFKSFADKTEMEFVRGITAVVGPNGSGKSNISDGIRWVLGEQSAKSLRGGKMEDIIFAGSDARKAVNFGEVSLTLDNEDHALALDFGEVTVTRRVHRSGDSEYFINKQSCRLKDITELFMDTGIGKEAYSIIGQGRIEEILSTRSEDRRGIFEEASGIVKYKSRKRDATRKLDETEQNLLRIHDLVTELEDQIGPLKEQSEKAIHYKELRSQLKSKEISMYVYQIEQIHASWSKANERLQSLKQEEVGLAAIVSTHDAKLENDRNALRILETETEQLQSALLQFSEATEKSEGLGELLKERSHHLQTNQEQLKVTLAASEERHRERETELIALREKFGKLEHELNDVRNQLSQEEAKLIGVTGGISQQQEESLKGNLLELMNQMAQTRNEIRYVDQQKETLERRMNRAAEESGKWEEQKETLESRKADIEKKVVRLGKEISDLRGGYITESERLQSLQKLLEESRGTVRKWEQKREAQVSRRDTMKEMQDDFDGFMLGVKEVLKASRKGTLSGVHGAVAELVKVPEKIELAVETAMGASLQHVVMENESVSRQAIAFLKQRQLGRATFLPLDVIRPRAIGAAERSMIEGMEGFVGIGADLVQFESKYASIIGSLLGNVIIAETLEVANKIAARCQYRFRVVTLEGDVVNAGGSMTGGSQHKKNVSLLSRKRQLDQLDQDILDTENQIVKLHRSVDDVKVQLEQCQDKLDELRQSGDDTRNAEQQASMEMKQVEHELRHVLEQVAVAGQEKSGFTEEIKELDTARIVAVKKLEQLEEEEKATHRAIHAAEFARKANESAKEELQSQLTELKVREGKLDQERFSNGEQLRRLEREVESLVKDLRQNRTLLASMEADLKKTQTESVKQIEDLNQYKLKKAEASQELDFKRAARSELSKKLELAESETKEQRTQLKAVEEQMRQTEISVNRLDVELENILRKLTDEYELGYELAKERYPVPEDVEHTQAEVQKLKRSISALGDVNLGAIEEFQRVNERYEFLSEQKNDLVEAKTTLYQVIREMEDEMAKRFKITFDAIRREFGTVFTKLFGGGRADLVLMDPERLLETGIDIVAQPPGKKLQNLQLLSGGERALTAMALLFAILHVKPVPFCVLDEVEAALDEANVVRFAQYLREFSEQTQFIVVTHRKGTMEEADVLYGVTMEEGGVSKLVSVKLEDEEAVIA; this is encoded by the coding sequence ATGTTTTTAAAACGGATTGAATTGGGTGGATTCAAGTCATTCGCCGACAAAACGGAGATGGAATTCGTTCGTGGCATTACCGCTGTTGTAGGTCCGAACGGAAGTGGCAAGAGTAATATATCGGACGGAATCCGTTGGGTTCTGGGGGAACAAAGTGCCAAGTCGCTGCGTGGTGGCAAGATGGAAGATATCATCTTTGCAGGTAGTGACGCACGGAAGGCCGTTAATTTCGGCGAAGTGTCGCTCACGCTCGATAACGAGGATCACGCACTAGCATTGGATTTTGGTGAAGTGACGGTGACTCGTCGTGTACATCGCAGCGGAGATAGTGAATACTTTATTAATAAGCAATCTTGTCGCTTGAAGGATATTACGGAGTTATTTATGGATACTGGCATTGGTAAGGAAGCCTACTCGATTATTGGACAGGGACGAATTGAAGAGATTCTGAGTACCCGTTCAGAGGATCGCAGGGGCATCTTTGAAGAGGCTTCAGGTATCGTTAAATATAAATCCCGCAAGCGGGATGCTACGCGCAAACTGGATGAGACAGAGCAGAATTTGCTGCGTATTCATGATCTCGTGACCGAACTGGAAGATCAGATTGGTCCCTTAAAAGAACAATCGGAGAAAGCGATCCACTATAAAGAACTTCGTTCTCAGCTCAAATCAAAGGAAATTTCCATGTATGTGTACCAGATCGAACAGATTCATGCATCCTGGAGTAAGGCCAACGAAAGATTGCAATCGCTAAAACAGGAAGAGGTTGGACTGGCGGCGATTGTCTCTACGCATGATGCCAAGCTGGAAAATGATCGGAATGCGCTGCGTATCCTGGAAACAGAGACAGAGCAACTGCAATCCGCCTTATTGCAATTCAGTGAAGCGACGGAGAAAAGTGAAGGTCTTGGAGAACTGCTCAAGGAGCGCTCGCACCATCTGCAAACGAACCAAGAGCAGCTCAAAGTAACGCTTGCCGCCAGTGAAGAGAGACATCGCGAACGGGAAACCGAGCTGATTGCATTGCGTGAGAAGTTTGGCAAACTTGAGCATGAACTGAATGATGTGAGAAATCAGTTGTCGCAGGAAGAGGCCAAACTCATCGGTGTAACAGGCGGCATTAGCCAGCAGCAAGAGGAAAGCCTCAAAGGCAACTTGCTGGAACTGATGAATCAGATGGCTCAGACACGAAATGAAATTCGTTATGTGGATCAGCAGAAAGAAACGCTGGAGCGCAGAATGAATCGCGCGGCTGAGGAATCTGGCAAATGGGAAGAACAGAAAGAGACACTGGAAAGTCGCAAAGCGGATATTGAGAAAAAAGTTGTTCGTTTGGGCAAAGAAATCAGTGATCTACGTGGTGGCTATATTACGGAAAGTGAACGACTCCAGTCGCTGCAGAAGCTGCTCGAAGAAAGTCGGGGCACGGTCCGTAAATGGGAACAGAAGCGTGAAGCTCAAGTCTCCCGCCGCGATACGATGAAAGAGATGCAGGATGATTTTGACGGATTCATGCTGGGTGTCAAGGAGGTCCTCAAGGCTTCACGTAAAGGCACGCTAAGCGGTGTGCATGGAGCTGTGGCTGAACTCGTTAAAGTTCCCGAGAAGATTGAACTTGCGGTAGAGACAGCAATGGGAGCATCCTTGCAGCATGTGGTCATGGAAAATGAATCAGTTTCCAGACAGGCGATTGCTTTCCTGAAGCAGCGCCAGTTGGGGCGTGCAACATTCCTGCCTCTGGATGTCATTCGTCCTCGCGCCATTGGAGCGGCTGAGCGTTCCATGATCGAAGGTATGGAAGGCTTCGTGGGGATCGGTGCTGATCTTGTACAATTTGAATCCAAGTACGCTTCGATCATTGGCAGTCTGTTGGGTAATGTTATTATTGCCGAAACGCTGGAGGTCGCCAATAAAATTGCGGCTCGCTGTCAGTATCGTTTCCGGGTTGTGACACTCGAAGGTGATGTGGTCAATGCGGGTGGTTCCATGACAGGTGGTAGCCAGCACAAGAAAAATGTTAGTCTGCTCAGCCGGAAACGGCAGCTGGACCAGCTTGATCAGGATATTTTGGATACCGAAAATCAGATCGTGAAACTGCATCGCAGTGTGGATGATGTAAAAGTTCAACTGGAGCAGTGTCAGGACAAACTGGATGAACTTCGTCAGTCCGGTGACGATACCCGAAATGCGGAACAGCAGGCTTCGATGGAAATGAAGCAGGTAGAGCATGAGCTTCGCCACGTGCTTGAACAGGTTGCCGTTGCCGGGCAGGAGAAGAGCGGGTTCACCGAAGAGATCAAAGAGTTGGATACGGCTCGCATCGTCGCTGTGAAGAAGCTGGAGCAGCTTGAAGAGGAAGAAAAAGCGACTCATCGTGCTATTCATGCAGCTGAGTTTGCTCGGAAAGCCAATGAATCCGCGAAGGAAGAATTGCAGAGCCAACTCACCGAATTGAAAGTACGCGAAGGCAAGCTCGATCAGGAGCGATTCTCCAATGGGGAACAATTGCGACGTCTGGAGCGGGAAGTGGAGTCACTGGTCAAAGATCTTCGTCAGAATCGCACCTTGTTAGCTTCGATGGAAGCGGATCTCAAGAAAACACAGACCGAGAGTGTTAAGCAGATTGAGGATCTGAACCAGTACAAGCTGAAAAAAGCGGAAGCTTCCCAAGAGCTGGACTTTAAACGTGCTGCCCGAAGTGAGTTGTCGAAAAAGCTTGAGCTTGCCGAGAGCGAAACGAAGGAACAGCGCACGCAGTTGAAAGCTGTGGAAGAGCAGATGCGACAGACCGAAATTTCCGTGAACCGGTTGGATGTTGAGCTGGAAAATATACTGCGAAAGCTGACGGACGAATACGAACTGGGCTATGAACTGGCCAAAGAGCGTTATCCGGTGCCGGAAGATGTAGAGCATACACAGGCAGAGGTACAGAAGCTGAAGCGCAGTATATCCGCCCTGGGTGATGTTAACCTGGGAGCGATTGAAGAGTTCCAGCGGGTCAATGAGCGATACGAGTTCCTGAGTGAACAGAAGAATGACCTGGTGGAAGCCAAAACAACGTTGTATCAGGTTATTCGGGAAATGGAAGACGAGATGGCGAAGCGATTCAAGATCACATTTGATGCAATCCGCCGTGAGTTCGGTACCGTGTTTACCAAGCTGTTTGGCGGGGGACGTGCTGATCTTGTTCTGATGGACCCGGAGCGTTTGCTTGAAACGGGAATAGATATTGTGGCTCAGCCACCAGGCAAGAAACTGCAAAACCTGCAACTGTTATCCGGTGGGGAGCGGGCTTTGACGGCAATGGCTTTGTTATTTGCCATTCTACACGTCAAACCTGTACCATTCTGTGTGCTGGATGAAGTAGAGGCAGCGCTGGATGAAGCTAACGTGGTACGTTTTGCACAGTACTTGCGTGAATTCTCCGAACAGACACAGTTCATCGTTGTTACCCATCGTAAAGGTACGATGGAAGAGGCTGATGTGCTGTATGGAGTTACGATGGAAGAGGGCGGAGTATCCAAGCTCGTTTCGGTTAAACTGGAAGATGAGGAAGCGGTCATTGCCTGA
- the ftsY gene encoding signal recognition particle-docking protein FtsY — MSFFKKLRDSIANKTESVTKQFKDGLEKTRKGLVEKVSDLVIRRKKIDEEFYEELEEILIGADVGVNTVMNLIEDLRVEVKKRKIEDAAELQPVLSEKLTDLLRGEQNNELKMNPDGITVILFVGVNGVGKTTTIGKLAHRFKQQGKKVIMAAGDTFRAGAIEQLEVWGQRAGVDVIKQQSGSDPAAVMYDAVQAAKQRGADVLLCDTAGRLQNKSNLMDELNKIYRVIQREIPDAPHEVLMVLDATTGQNALNQAKLFGEKSGVTGLVLTKLDGTAKGGIVVAIRQELDLPVKLVGLGEKIDDLQQFDSEQFVHALFAGLIQEQPAESAEEEETNS; from the coding sequence ATGAGTTTTTTTAAAAAGCTGAGAGACAGCATTGCAAACAAAACGGAGTCGGTTACCAAACAGTTCAAGGATGGATTGGAAAAGACACGTAAAGGGCTAGTGGAGAAAGTGTCGGATCTCGTGATCCGCCGCAAAAAAATCGATGAAGAGTTCTATGAAGAACTGGAAGAGATTTTGATTGGAGCAGACGTTGGCGTGAATACGGTCATGAATCTGATCGAAGACCTGCGCGTTGAGGTGAAAAAACGCAAAATTGAAGATGCGGCTGAGTTACAGCCTGTATTGTCCGAGAAACTGACGGATCTTCTTCGTGGCGAACAGAATAACGAGCTGAAAATGAATCCAGATGGCATTACTGTCATTTTGTTTGTTGGTGTTAACGGTGTTGGTAAAACAACGACAATTGGCAAGCTGGCGCATCGATTTAAACAGCAAGGTAAAAAAGTCATCATGGCCGCTGGAGATACGTTCCGTGCCGGAGCCATCGAACAGCTGGAAGTATGGGGACAACGTGCCGGTGTCGATGTTATCAAACAGCAATCCGGTTCTGATCCAGCAGCGGTTATGTATGATGCGGTGCAGGCAGCAAAACAACGGGGTGCCGATGTTCTCCTCTGTGATACAGCAGGTCGTCTGCAAAACAAATCTAACCTGATGGACGAGCTTAACAAGATCTATCGTGTCATCCAACGTGAAATTCCGGATGCTCCGCATGAAGTGTTGATGGTTCTGGATGCGACCACAGGTCAGAATGCCTTGAACCAAGCCAAGCTCTTCGGAGAGAAAAGCGGCGTAACCGGCCTCGTTCTGACGAAGCTGGATGGAACAGCCAAAGGGGGGATCGTTGTTGCGATTCGTCAGGAGCTGGACTTGCCAGTGAAGCTTGTGGGTCTGGGTGAGAAGATCGATGATCTGCAACAATTTGATTCAGAGCAGTTCGTGCATGCCTTGTTCGCCGGATTGATCCAGGAGCAGCCAGCTGAAAGTGCTGAAGAAGAGGAAACGAACTCCTAG